One Methylomonas sp. LL1 DNA window includes the following coding sequences:
- a CDS encoding DUF4124 domain-containing protein, producing the protein MKNKILILALCLCFDAEAGVYKCIDASGHSYYQASPCTEADKAVQINPKTGNKVDLNQLEDQQTQEAEQKKQLEQQHQAEEQARLEAIAQRRQLTQAQSALTQALVKQNPQQFSAYAIPPYDPDKLPPVVKPFEDRLPDIEKFRRLAAQKALASGQCQRVEADELTAKSTKDMLVILVNCSSGAGLYFNEAELKE; encoded by the coding sequence ATGAAAAATAAAATTCTGATTCTCGCCCTTTGCCTTTGTTTCGATGCCGAGGCTGGGGTCTATAAATGCATAGACGCTTCGGGACACAGTTATTATCAAGCGTCCCCCTGCACCGAAGCAGACAAGGCGGTTCAAATCAACCCCAAAACCGGCAATAAAGTCGATCTAAATCAATTGGAAGATCAACAGACCCAAGAAGCGGAACAAAAAAAACAATTGGAACAGCAACACCAAGCCGAAGAACAAGCCAGACTGGAAGCCATCGCCCAACGCCGCCAATTGACACAAGCACAAAGCGCATTGACTCAGGCATTGGTCAAGCAAAACCCGCAGCAGTTTTCCGCTTACGCAATCCCCCCCTATGATCCCGACAAACTGCCGCCGGTAGTTAAGCCGTTTGAAGACCGCTTGCCGGACATCGAAAAATTCCGCCGTCTTGCCGCCCAAAAAGCCTTGGCCAGCGGCCAATGTCAACGCGTGGAAGCAGACGAACTAACGGCCAAAAGCACTAAAGACATGCTGGTAATTCTGGTCAACTGCAGTTCCGGAGCCGGCTTGTATTTCAATGAGGCAGAACTTAAAGAATGA
- a CDS encoding SDR family oxidoreductase, with amino-acid sequence MKPIPQTVFITGCSSGIGHTTATSLKNRGHRVICSARKSDDVNRLIAEGFECLPLDLADSDSIRQAVAQLIAITDGKIDALFNNGAFGQPGAVEDLSREVLRNQFETNFFGTHELTNLLIPLMRAQGHGRIIYNSSVLGLVAMKFRGAYNASKFALEGLADTLRLELRGSGVHIVLVEPGPIESRFRQNAFAMYRKNIDPEHSVHRETYKAMEARLQKPGPAAPFTLPATAVAEKVIHALESQRPKSRYAVTVPTHLFAWLKRLLPTTWLDKILVSVE; translated from the coding sequence ATGAAGCCAATCCCCCAAACTGTTTTTATCACCGGCTGTTCATCCGGCATTGGTCATACCACCGCCACCAGTCTAAAAAATCGCGGGCATCGGGTAATTTGCTCGGCACGCAAGTCCGACGACGTGAACCGCTTAATTGCGGAAGGCTTCGAATGTTTGCCATTGGATCTGGCCGACTCGGACAGTATCCGGCAAGCCGTGGCTCAGCTGATAGCCATCACGGACGGCAAAATCGATGCATTATTCAATAACGGCGCTTTTGGCCAGCCCGGCGCCGTCGAAGACCTGAGTCGAGAGGTACTCAGAAATCAGTTTGAAACCAATTTTTTCGGCACCCACGAACTGACCAACCTATTGATTCCATTGATGCGCGCACAGGGTCATGGCCGGATCATTTACAACAGTTCGGTACTGGGATTGGTGGCAATGAAGTTTCGCGGCGCTTATAACGCCAGCAAGTTTGCGCTGGAAGGTTTAGCGGATACCTTGCGGCTGGAGTTGCGCGGATCGGGCGTTCACATCGTGCTGGTCGAACCGGGCCCAATCGAAAGCCGCTTTCGTCAAAACGCCTTTGCGATGTACCGGAAAAACATCGATCCCGAGCACAGCGTCCACCGCGAAACTTACAAGGCGATGGAAGCCCGTTTGCAAAAACCCGGACCGGCGGCGCCATTTACGCTGCCGGCCACGGCGGTAGCGGAAAAAGTGATTCATGCGCTCGAATCCCAACGCCCAAAATCCCGCTATGCGGTCACGGTTCCGACCCACCTGTTTGCTTGGCTAAAACGCCTTTTACCGACAACCTGGCTGGACAAAATTTTAGTCAGCGTCGAATGA